A region from the Polyangia bacterium genome encodes:
- a CDS encoding rhodanese-like domain-containing protein: protein IEGAVSVPFYDPAPYFDKLPKDVWLVCYCACPHAESGQLAEKLRAQGFTKVTVLDEGLGFWRAQKYGTTGQAPTQQH, encoded by the coding sequence CATCGAAGGCGCGGTCAGCGTGCCGTTTTATGATCCGGCGCCCTACTTCGACAAGCTGCCGAAAGACGTCTGGTTGGTCTGTTACTGCGCCTGCCCCCACGCCGAATCCGGCCAGCTGGCCGAGAAGCTGCGCGCGCAGGGTTTCACCAAGGTGACGGTCCTCGACGAGGGCCTCGGCTTCTGGCGCGCGCAAAAATACGGCACGACCGGCCAGGCGCCGACGCAGCAACACTGA